Proteins co-encoded in one Streptomyces roseochromogenus subsp. oscitans DS 12.976 genomic window:
- a CDS encoding BlaI/MecI/CopY family transcriptional regulator yields the protein MDGDTHERGSKLPNGAREAEILALLQRAEGALTPGEVTERLDGELTYSSVVTILTRMHSKQLLTRTRRGRAYAYAPSTDEAGFAARRMRTVLEERSDRQAVLARFADGLSDSDAELLRQLLGPDSEAGR from the coding sequence ATGGACGGCGACACACACGAGCGGGGCTCCAAGTTGCCGAACGGCGCGCGGGAGGCCGAGATCCTCGCCCTGCTGCAGCGGGCCGAGGGTGCGCTGACCCCGGGTGAGGTCACGGAACGGCTCGACGGCGAGCTGACCTACAGCAGCGTGGTGACGATCCTCACCCGCATGCACAGCAAGCAGCTGCTCACCCGCACCCGGCGAGGGCGGGCCTACGCCTACGCCCCCTCCACCGACGAGGCCGGGTTCGCCGCCCGCCGGATGCGCACTGTCCTGGAGGAGCGGTCCGACCGGCAGGCCGTGCTCGCCCGCTTCGCCGACGGCCTGTCCGACTCCGACGCCGAGCTGCTGCGGCAGCTCCTCGGCCCCGACTCCGAAGCCGGCCGCTGA
- a CDS encoding class E sortase — protein MTALRPERETDASYGDQSYEASGALGDWDAAGAVHPGSYEASYDDPYEDAPYEGAPYEGAPYEGDPYRPRTPLDDETMALRMPGAAPGPESEPIRAAAASSASLATGPATGGRAARRKAAKRRGGRHGGGGREAAPAGTSSADAESGRPLSRVEARRQARLRKASPSVIASRVIGEVFITTGVLMLLFVTYQLWWTNVRAQAQAGSEAHQLQDDWASGKRNPGVFAPGQGFAILHIPKLDVVAPIAEGVSTEKVLNKGMVGHYGEAPLKTAMPDAKTGNFGLAAHRNTHGEPFRYINKLKPGDAVVVETQDEYFVYKVTRTLPVTSPTNTSVLDPVPPGSGFTQPGRYITLTTCTPEFTSKYRLVVWGKMVEERPRSKGKPDALIE, from the coding sequence GTGACCGCGCTGCGCCCGGAGCGCGAGACCGATGCCTCGTACGGGGATCAGTCGTACGAGGCTTCCGGTGCGCTTGGGGACTGGGACGCGGCGGGAGCCGTGCACCCGGGGTCGTACGAGGCGTCGTATGACGATCCGTACGAAGACGCCCCGTACGAGGGCGCCCCATACGAAGGCGCCCCATACGAAGGCGACCCGTACCGGCCTCGGACTCCCCTGGACGACGAGACGATGGCGCTGCGGATGCCCGGTGCGGCGCCAGGCCCGGAGAGCGAGCCCATACGCGCCGCTGCGGCCTCTTCCGCCTCCTTGGCCACTGGACCCGCAACCGGTGGCCGTGCCGCCCGCAGAAAGGCCGCCAAGCGGCGCGGCGGGCGCCATGGCGGCGGTGGCCGGGAGGCGGCGCCCGCCGGGACATCGTCGGCGGACGCGGAGTCCGGGCGGCCGCTGTCCCGGGTGGAGGCGCGGCGGCAGGCGCGGCTGCGCAAAGCGAGCCCGTCCGTCATCGCGAGCCGGGTGATCGGCGAGGTGTTCATCACCACCGGTGTGCTGATGCTGCTGTTCGTCACCTATCAGCTGTGGTGGACCAATGTCCGTGCCCAGGCGCAGGCGGGCAGCGAGGCGCACCAGTTGCAGGACGACTGGGCGAGCGGGAAGCGCAACCCGGGTGTCTTCGCGCCGGGGCAGGGCTTCGCCATACTGCACATCCCCAAGCTGGACGTGGTCGCGCCGATCGCGGAGGGCGTCAGCACCGAGAAGGTGCTCAACAAGGGCATGGTCGGGCACTACGGCGAGGCTCCGCTGAAGACGGCGATGCCCGACGCGAAGACCGGTAACTTCGGTCTGGCCGCGCACCGCAACACGCATGGTGAACCGTTCCGGTACATCAACAAGCTCAAGCCCGGTGACGCGGTCGTGGTCGAGACGCAGGACGAGTACTTCGTGTACAAGGTGACCAGGACGCTGCCGGTGACCTCGCCGACCAACACGAGTGTGCTGGACCCGGTTCCGCCGGGCTCGGGATTCACCCAACCCGGCCGTTACATCACCCTGACCACGTGCACGCCGGAGTTCACCAGCAAGTACCGGTTGGTGGTCTGGGGCAAGATGGTCGAGGAACGCCCGCGCAGCAAGGGCAAGCCGGACGCGCTCATCGAGTAG
- the mgtA gene encoding magnesium-translocating P-type ATPase — translation MAESTAASGQDAGTPGPSAVHAPRGLSAPTVLETLRRLDSGPRGLTEAQAEERLARLGENIGPAWRAASWPRLLLRSLRDPFTAVLACLGLVSAAVLAWSTASVILLLVVVSCVLRASGEHRADRSTAALRELVATTATVLRRADEEAAPATRELPVAELVPGDVIRLGPGDLVPADVRLLRASGLAVHQAALTGESAPVAKSADDLPRAAGGGLFDQPQLCFQGGSVASGSATAVVTATGAHTRFAAAHEGRAGRPEASAFDRSVHGISWILIRFMLLTPPLVLMANATLRDRGLETLPFAVAVAVGLTPEMLPVLVTLCLARGASLLARSHGVIVKRLPALHDVGAVDILCLDKTGTLTQDRPVADRALGPDGRDDPEVLHWAAVNAWWTLQLADLPEPDALDEAVLDAVDEDTLTAYDGVAAVPFAPDRRLAVAVVRTPGRLGTHTLVVKGDVQAVLERCALADDERERLRALAARQADGGVRVLAVATAERYSRARDYQPADARGLVFRGLITLRDALVPTAADALTVLTDRGVTVKVLTGDHPGTAVRACLDLGIPVAADALLTGDDIDLLADAELSEAAGRTTVFARCTPEHKARITEALRTGGHTVGFLGDGVNDLPALRAADVGIAPRDAADVAREGADVVLAEKDLTAIAHAVAAGRHAGGNIVTYLRITLSSNLGNVLAMLSAGLLLPFLPMLPAQVLLQNLCFDAAQLTFAHDRPAPAALRRPTVLDPPDLLRFITGFGVLNAVADLATFGVLALAVHEPGRAADEAVFHSGWFTENLVTQALVMVLLRVGRSTAEFRRPGPVVWAALALAVIGLAFPLSPLGPLLGLTALPAVYYLLLTAVLAFYAAALVAARNRTASHPS, via the coding sequence GTGGCTGAGTCCACCGCGGCCTCGGGACAGGACGCCGGGACGCCCGGCCCGTCGGCCGTACACGCACCCCGGGGGCTGTCCGCTCCGACCGTGCTGGAGACGTTGCGCCGGCTGGACAGCGGGCCGCGCGGGCTGACCGAGGCGCAGGCCGAGGAGCGGCTGGCCCGGCTGGGGGAGAACATCGGCCCCGCCTGGCGCGCGGCCTCCTGGCCGCGGCTGCTCCTGCGCAGCCTGCGGGACCCGTTCACCGCGGTGCTGGCGTGTCTCGGGCTCGTCTCGGCGGCCGTCCTGGCCTGGAGCACTGCCTCGGTGATCCTGCTGCTCGTCGTGGTGAGCTGCGTCCTGCGGGCCTCCGGGGAGCACCGGGCCGACCGGTCCACGGCCGCGCTGCGCGAGCTGGTCGCCACCACCGCCACCGTGCTCCGGCGGGCCGACGAGGAGGCCGCACCGGCGACTCGCGAGTTGCCCGTGGCCGAGCTGGTCCCCGGCGACGTGATCCGGCTGGGGCCGGGCGACCTGGTCCCGGCGGACGTACGGCTGTTGCGGGCGAGCGGCCTGGCTGTGCACCAGGCCGCTCTGACGGGGGAATCCGCGCCCGTCGCCAAATCGGCCGACGACCTGCCTCGCGCGGCCGGCGGCGGGCTGTTCGATCAGCCGCAGCTCTGTTTCCAGGGCGGCAGCGTGGCCTCCGGCAGTGCCACCGCGGTCGTCACGGCGACCGGTGCGCACACCCGGTTCGCCGCGGCTCACGAGGGCCGGGCCGGCCGGCCGGAGGCGAGTGCCTTCGACCGTTCCGTCCACGGCATCTCCTGGATCCTGATCCGGTTCATGCTGCTGACTCCGCCGCTGGTGCTGATGGCGAACGCGACGCTGCGCGACCGAGGCCTGGAAACGCTGCCGTTCGCCGTGGCGGTGGCGGTCGGGCTGACCCCGGAGATGCTGCCGGTCCTCGTCACGCTCTGTCTGGCCCGCGGCGCCTCGCTGCTGGCCCGCTCGCACGGCGTGATCGTCAAGCGCCTGCCCGCCCTGCACGATGTCGGTGCCGTCGACATCCTGTGCCTGGACAAGACCGGCACCCTCACCCAGGACCGCCCCGTCGCCGACCGCGCCCTGGGCCCGGACGGCCGCGACGACCCCGAGGTCCTGCACTGGGCCGCCGTCAACGCGTGGTGGACCCTGCAGCTCGCCGACCTGCCGGAACCCGACGCCCTGGACGAGGCGGTCCTGGACGCGGTCGACGAGGACACGCTCACGGCGTACGACGGGGTCGCGGCCGTGCCGTTCGCCCCGGACCGCCGGCTCGCCGTGGCGGTCGTACGCACCCCCGGCCGGCTCGGCACCCACACTCTGGTCGTCAAGGGAGACGTCCAGGCCGTCCTGGAGCGCTGTGCACTCGCGGACGACGAGCGGGAACGGCTGCGCGCCCTCGCCGCCCGGCAGGCCGACGGGGGGGTGCGGGTCCTTGCGGTCGCCACCGCGGAGCGTTACTCCCGCGCGCGCGACTATCAGCCGGCCGACGCCCGGGGTCTGGTCTTCCGGGGCCTGATCACCCTGCGGGACGCGCTCGTGCCCACCGCCGCCGACGCCCTGACGGTCCTCACCGACCGGGGTGTCACCGTCAAGGTCCTCACGGGCGACCATCCGGGTACCGCGGTCCGCGCCTGCCTCGACCTGGGCATCCCGGTCGCCGCGGACGCCCTTCTCACCGGCGACGACATCGACCTCCTCGCGGACGCCGAACTCTCCGAGGCCGCCGGCCGTACGACCGTCTTCGCGCGCTGCACCCCGGAGCACAAGGCCCGGATCACCGAGGCGCTGCGCACCGGCGGGCACACCGTGGGCTTCCTCGGCGACGGGGTCAACGACCTGCCCGCGCTGCGCGCCGCCGACGTCGGCATCGCCCCCCGGGACGCCGCCGACGTGGCCCGGGAAGGCGCCGACGTGGTGCTGGCGGAGAAGGACCTCACCGCGATCGCGCACGCCGTCGCCGCGGGCCGGCACGCGGGCGGCAATATCGTCACCTATCTGCGCATCACGCTGTCGTCCAACCTGGGCAACGTCCTCGCGATGCTCTCCGCCGGTCTGCTGCTGCCCTTCCTGCCGATGCTTCCGGCCCAGGTCCTGCTGCAGAACCTGTGCTTCGACGCCGCCCAGCTCACCTTCGCCCATGATCGTCCCGCCCCCGCCGCGCTGCGCCGGCCGACCGTGCTGGACCCACCGGACCTGCTGCGCTTCATCACCGGCTTCGGGGTGCTCAACGCCGTCGCCGACCTCGCCACCTTCGGCGTCCTCGCGCTCGCGGTGCACGAGCCGGGGAGAGCGGCGGACGAGGCGGTCTTCCACTCCGGGTGGTTCACGGAGAACCTGGTCACCCAGGCCCTGGTGATGGTGCTGCTGCGCGTCGGCCGCAGTACGGCCGAGTTCCGCAGGCCGGGCCCGGTCGTCTGGGCCGCGCTGGCGCTGGCCGTCATCGGCCTGGCGTTTCCCCTCTCACCACTGGGTCCGCTGCTCGGCCTGACCGCCCTGCCGGCCGTGTACTACCTGCTGCTCACCGCCGTCCTGGCCTTCTACGCGGCGGCACTCGTGGCGGCCCGCAACCGGACCGCCTCACACCCGTCTTAA
- the crgA gene encoding cell division protein CrgA, with translation MPKSRIRKKADYTPPPAKQAQAIKLNSRAWVAPVMLAMFIIGLAWIVVFYVTDGSLPIDALDNWNIVVGFGFIAAGFGVSTQWK, from the coding sequence GTGCCGAAGTCACGTATCCGCAAGAAGGCCGACTACACGCCGCCGCCCGCCAAGCAGGCGCAGGCGATCAAGCTGAACAGCCGTGCCTGGGTCGCGCCCGTCATGCTGGCCATGTTCATCATCGGCCTGGCCTGGATCGTCGTCTTCTATGTGACGGACGGCTCGCTGCCCATCGACGCCCTGGACAACTGGAACATCGTGGTCGGCTTCGGCTTCATCGCCGCCGGCTTCGGTGTCTCCACGCAGTGGAAGTAG
- a CDS encoding ArsR/SmtB family transcription factor — protein MTGNVGGFEDPSAEVLGEAAAAFGLLASAARLHLMWALSQGESDVTHLAARVGGALPAVSQHLAKLKLAGLVNCRREGRRQVYYVGDPDVVTVVRVMVGQLTARSQHALAPVRELRGTGG, from the coding sequence GTGACGGGGAACGTCGGTGGTTTCGAGGATCCGTCCGCCGAGGTTCTCGGCGAGGCGGCCGCCGCGTTCGGTCTGCTGGCCTCCGCCGCCCGGCTGCACCTGATGTGGGCGCTGTCGCAGGGCGAGAGCGACGTCACGCATCTCGCCGCCCGGGTCGGCGGAGCGTTGCCCGCGGTCAGCCAGCATCTGGCCAAGCTGAAGCTGGCCGGGCTCGTGAACTGCCGCCGCGAGGGCCGACGGCAGGTCTACTACGTCGGCGACCCGGACGTCGTCACCGTGGTGCGGGTGATGGTCGGGCAGTTGACGGCGCGGTCGCAGCACGCCCTCGCGCCGGTGCGCGAGCTGCGCGGGACCGGTGGCTGA
- a CDS encoding DUF4328 domain-containing protein encodes MEGPQQGTSTGVSPAGTETYRPVTGAATAATLLISLELVREVLVAVHNWRDYVVVHDFLAGRATLADVEAADSGTFTTLLGTWSLFLVGGAAGVAFLVWLWRARINAELTGGAAAHRRSRGWVIGAWLSPVANLWFPYQVVSDIWQASAPRRPAPVALIKTWWVLYAVALFVVKPIQWRMASQEASEQDVLANANMSTLLTVLTLAAGVLVILIIRRVTEWQTNRPAQNAG; translated from the coding sequence ATGGAAGGTCCACAGCAGGGCACGTCGACGGGCGTGAGCCCGGCCGGCACGGAGACGTACCGTCCGGTGACCGGTGCGGCCACGGCGGCGACGCTGCTGATCTCACTGGAACTCGTGCGTGAGGTACTGGTCGCGGTGCACAACTGGCGCGACTACGTCGTCGTCCACGACTTCCTGGCCGGGAGGGCGACACTCGCGGACGTCGAGGCCGCCGATTCCGGTACCTTCACCACGCTGCTGGGGACATGGTCGCTGTTCCTGGTCGGGGGAGCGGCCGGCGTGGCGTTTCTCGTGTGGCTGTGGCGGGCGCGGATCAACGCCGAGCTGACCGGCGGTGCCGCCGCGCATCGCCGCTCCCGGGGCTGGGTGATCGGCGCCTGGCTGTCACCCGTGGCCAACCTGTGGTTTCCATACCAGGTGGTGTCGGACATCTGGCAGGCCAGCGCCCCCCGGCGGCCCGCCCCCGTCGCCCTGATCAAGACCTGGTGGGTGCTGTACGCGGTCGCGCTGTTCGTCGTGAAGCCGATCCAATGGCGCATGGCCTCGCAGGAGGCTTCCGAGCAGGACGTACTGGCCAACGCGAACATGTCCACCCTGCTCACGGTGCTCACCCTGGCAGCCGGTGTCCTGGTCATCCTCATCATCAGGCGCGTCACCGAGTGGCAGACCAACAGGCCTGCCCAGAACGCGGGGTGA
- a CDS encoding aminodeoxychorismate/anthranilate synthase component II, translating to MSARILVVDNYDSFVFNLVQYLYQLGAECEVLRNDEVSTAHAQDGFDGVLLSPGPGTPEEAGVCVDMVRHCAATGVPVFGVCLGMQSMQVAYGGVVDRAPELLHGKTSLVEHEGKGVFAGLPSPFTATRYHSLAAEPATVPAELEVTARTHDGIIMGLRHRELPVEGVQFHPESVLTEHGHRMLANWLVECGDQGAVARSAGLAPVVGRATA from the coding sequence GTGAGTGCGCGGATTCTCGTAGTCGACAACTACGACAGCTTCGTCTTCAACCTCGTCCAGTACCTGTACCAGCTGGGCGCCGAGTGCGAGGTACTGCGCAATGACGAGGTGTCGACGGCGCACGCCCAGGACGGCTTCGACGGCGTGCTGCTCTCACCCGGCCCGGGGACGCCGGAGGAGGCGGGCGTGTGTGTGGACATGGTCCGCCACTGCGCCGCGACCGGGGTGCCGGTCTTCGGTGTCTGCCTCGGTATGCAGTCGATGCAGGTGGCGTACGGCGGTGTGGTGGACCGGGCGCCCGAGCTGCTGCACGGCAAGACCTCGCTGGTGGAGCATGAGGGCAAGGGCGTCTTCGCCGGTCTGCCCTCGCCCTTCACGGCGACCCGCTACCACTCCCTGGCCGCCGAGCCGGCGACGGTCCCGGCCGAGCTGGAAGTGACCGCCCGCACCCACGACGGCATCATCATGGGCCTGCGCCACCGGGAACTCCCGGTCGAGGGCGTGCAGTTCCACCCCGAGTCGGTGCTGACCGAGCATGGTCACCGGATGCTGGCCAACTGGCTGGTGGAGTGCGGAGACCAGGGTGCCGTGGCGAGGTCGGCGGGGCTCGCCCCGGTGGTGGGCAGGGCCACGGCGTGA
- a CDS encoding DUF881 domain-containing protein, which translates to MSNSADSPGTQSTGSGPGRRPGFRPVRMLTAAVFALAGLLFITSFNTAKGTDIRQDGSLLKLSDLIQQRSRKNKELDESNAALRGSVESLAESDDGSTKAQDRKLTGLEQSAGTQKLTGHGLTVTLNDAPPNATAKLPGYPEPQPDYLVIHQQDLQAVVNALWQGGAQGIKVMDQRLISTSAVRCVGNTLILQGRVYSPPYRITAIGDPDKLQQSLAASKAIQTYMVYVNVYGLGWKVTDDGTVTLPGYSGTVDLHYAKPVQ; encoded by the coding sequence TTGAGCAATTCTGCCGACTCCCCCGGGACGCAATCAACGGGCTCCGGCCCGGGCCGCCGGCCGGGTTTCCGCCCTGTGCGGATGCTCACGGCGGCCGTCTTCGCGCTCGCGGGGCTCCTCTTCATCACCAGCTTCAACACGGCCAAGGGCACGGACATCCGCCAGGACGGGTCCCTGCTGAAGCTGTCCGACCTGATCCAGCAGCGCAGCCGCAAGAACAAGGAGCTGGACGAGTCCAACGCGGCCCTGCGCGGGAGCGTGGAGTCCCTCGCCGAGAGCGACGACGGCAGCACCAAGGCGCAGGACCGCAAACTCACCGGTCTGGAGCAGAGCGCCGGCACCCAGAAGCTGACCGGCCACGGCCTCACCGTCACCCTGAACGACGCCCCGCCCAACGCCACCGCCAAGCTCCCCGGCTATCCCGAGCCGCAGCCCGACTACCTGGTCATCCACCAGCAGGATCTGCAGGCCGTGGTGAACGCCCTGTGGCAGGGCGGCGCCCAGGGCATCAAGGTCATGGACCAGCGGCTGATCTCCACCAGCGCGGTGCGCTGCGTCGGCAACACGCTGATCCTTCAGGGTCGCGTCTACTCACCGCCGTACAGGATCACGGCGATCGGGGACCCGGACAAGCTGCAGCAGTCGCTCGCGGCGAGCAAGGCGATCCAGACCTACATGGTGTACGTCAATGTCTACGGTCTCGGCTGGAAAGTCACCGACGACGGGACGGTGACTCTTCCCGGCTACTCGGGCACAGTGGATCTGCACTACGCGAAGCCCGTGCAGTAG
- a CDS encoding DUF5324 family protein: protein MTRIDSVRAATGSAKDSVLHAAEVVAPYADTAKERAALYAQEARVRLAPVMSQAAEQARVQYDARLAPRLEQARAHVPPKMDLAAQEAAVRARKAARQAAVYSRPRIEQAVAAAGPVRDEAAARGAAALAALRGQVSAEEIQKLARRNARRCRAGRAAKALVLLAALAGGAFAAWKWWDKQANPDWLVEPPAATEVPESGGRLSSVDGSGTSALDPEVQAKQAEEDAADQDDQ, encoded by the coding sequence GTGACCCGCATCGACAGCGTGCGCGCCGCGACCGGCTCGGCGAAGGACAGCGTGCTGCACGCCGCGGAAGTGGTGGCGCCTTACGCCGACACGGCCAAGGAGCGTGCCGCGCTCTACGCGCAGGAGGCACGCGTACGGCTGGCCCCCGTGATGTCGCAGGCCGCCGAACAGGCCCGCGTGCAGTACGACGCCCGGCTCGCCCCGCGGCTGGAGCAGGCGCGTGCGCATGTGCCGCCGAAGATGGACCTGGCGGCGCAGGAGGCCGCGGTCCGCGCCCGCAAGGCCGCCCGGCAGGCCGCCGTGTACTCGCGTCCGAGGATCGAGCAGGCTGTGGCGGCGGCCGGTCCGGTCCGTGACGAGGCCGCCGCGCGGGGCGCCGCCGCGCTGGCCGCGCTGCGTGGTCAGGTCTCGGCGGAGGAGATCCAGAAGCTGGCCCGCAGGAATGCGCGCCGGTGCCGGGCCGGCCGCGCGGCGAAGGCGCTGGTGCTGCTGGCCGCGCTGGCCGGTGGTGCCTTCGCGGCCTGGAAGTGGTGGGACAAGCAGGCCAACCCGGACTGGTTGGTCGAGCCGCCCGCCGCGACGGAGGTACCCGAGTCGGGCGGCCGGCTCAGCTCGGTGGACGGCAGTGGCACCTCGGCGCTGGACCCGGAGGTTCAGGCGAAGCAGGCCGAGGAGGACGCGGCGGACCAGGACGACCAGTAG
- a CDS encoding rhomboid family intramembrane serine protease, whose amino-acid sequence MDEAAAAAHDAHRTPVCYRHPDRETGVRCTRCERPICPECMVSASVGFQCPACVRAGSGTGHAPTASQPRTLAGGTVTADPRLLTKILIGVNLAVFLAQLSVGDTLTNQYELIGRAQFSLFGPVEGVAEGQYYRLLTSMFLHSPTNFSHILFNMLSLWWIGGPLEAALGRARYLALYFASGLAGSALTYLLAEPNAPSLGASGAIFGLFGATGVLMRRLNYDLRPLIGLLVINLIITFYPGFNIAWQAHIGGLVAGVAVGYAMVHAPRERRTLVQYGTCALVLAVVVVLTLVRTTQLT is encoded by the coding sequence ATGGACGAGGCCGCAGCCGCCGCACACGACGCCCACCGCACGCCCGTGTGCTACCGGCACCCGGACCGCGAGACCGGTGTGCGCTGCACCCGCTGTGAGCGCCCCATCTGCCCCGAGTGCATGGTCAGCGCCTCCGTCGGCTTCCAATGCCCCGCATGCGTGCGCGCCGGCAGCGGCACCGGACACGCCCCGACCGCATCCCAGCCACGCACCCTCGCCGGCGGCACGGTCACGGCCGACCCCCGGCTGCTCACCAAGATCCTGATCGGCGTCAACCTCGCCGTCTTCCTGGCACAGCTCTCCGTGGGCGACACCCTCACCAACCAGTACGAGCTGATCGGCCGGGCCCAGTTCTCCCTGTTCGGCCCCGTCGAGGGCGTCGCCGAGGGGCAGTACTACCGCCTGCTCACCTCGATGTTCCTGCACTCGCCGACCAACTTCAGCCACATCCTGTTCAACATGCTCAGCCTGTGGTGGATCGGCGGCCCCCTGGAAGCGGCCCTCGGCCGCGCCCGCTATCTCGCGCTGTACTTCGCCTCGGGCCTGGCCGGCAGCGCGCTCACCTATCTGCTCGCCGAGCCCAACGCACCCTCGCTCGGCGCCTCCGGAGCGATCTTCGGCCTCTTCGGCGCGACCGGCGTACTGATGCGCCGGCTCAACTACGACCTGCGCCCGCTCATCGGCCTGCTGGTGATCAACCTGATCATCACCTTCTACCCGGGCTTCAACATCGCCTGGCAAGCCCACATCGGCGGACTCGTCGCCGGTGTCGCCGTCGGCTACGCGATGGTCCACGCCCCGCGCGAGCGGCGCACGCTGGTCCAGTACGGCACCTGTGCGCTCGTACTCGCCGTCGTGGTGGTGCTCACGCTGGTCAGGACCACTCAGCTCACCTGA
- a CDS encoding peptidylprolyl isomerase, translating to MAEQLYATLKTNHGDIVVQLFPNHAPETVRNFVELAQGEREWTNPETGAKTNAPLYNGTIFHRVISGFMIQGGDPLGNGTGGPGYQFKDEFHPDLGFNKPYLLAMANAGPGTNGSQFFITVSPTTWLTRKHTIFGEVTDPASQKVVDAIAGTQTNPRNDRPVKDVVIESVVVETRES from the coding sequence GTGGCCGAGCAGCTGTACGCCACCCTGAAGACCAACCACGGCGACATCGTGGTCCAGCTTTTCCCGAACCACGCGCCGGAAACGGTCAGGAACTTCGTCGAGCTGGCCCAGGGCGAACGCGAGTGGACGAACCCCGAGACCGGCGCGAAGACCAACGCGCCGCTCTACAACGGCACGATCTTCCACCGTGTCATCAGCGGCTTCATGATCCAGGGCGGCGACCCGCTGGGCAACGGCACCGGCGGCCCCGGCTACCAGTTCAAGGACGAATTCCACCCGGACCTCGGCTTCAACAAGCCCTACCTGCTGGCCATGGCCAACGCCGGCCCGGGCACCAACGGCTCCCAGTTCTTCATCACCGTCTCCCCGACGACCTGGCTGACCCGCAAGCACACCATCTTCGGCGAGGTCACCGACCCGGCCAGCCAGAAGGTCGTCGACGCCATCGCCGGCACACAGACCAACCCCCGCAACGACCGTCCCGTCAAGGACGTCGTCATCGAGTCGGTCGTCGTCGAGACGCGCGAGAGCTGA
- a CDS encoding class E sortase: MRVIVRTVSELCITVGTLIVLFVAYVLFWTGVRAEGAMNDQIDQLHRQWSKGSMQPAAAAGGSSGGQTAATASPAPYHYGKAFAIMYIPRFGFTWNKPVLEGTGRDVLAKGLAHYAGTAQLGQEGNFAVAGHRRTYGDPFKDFPELRSGDAVVLTDGTTWFTYRIDKGPYKTVPTDVEVIDPVPRKSGYTRPGRYLTLTTCDPEWGHSHRLIVWAHLDSTQSVEAGEPRALRR, encoded by the coding sequence GTGCGCGTGATCGTCCGGACCGTCAGCGAGCTGTGCATCACCGTTGGCACCCTGATCGTGCTCTTTGTCGCTTATGTGCTGTTCTGGACGGGTGTGCGGGCCGAGGGTGCCATGAACGACCAGATCGACCAGCTGCACCGGCAGTGGTCCAAGGGGAGCATGCAGCCGGCGGCCGCCGCGGGGGGCTCTTCGGGCGGGCAGACGGCCGCCACGGCGAGTCCGGCGCCGTACCACTACGGCAAGGCTTTCGCGATCATGTACATCCCGCGGTTCGGTTTCACGTGGAACAAGCCCGTCCTGGAGGGCACCGGCCGGGACGTGCTGGCGAAGGGCCTCGCCCACTACGCGGGCACCGCGCAGCTCGGCCAGGAGGGGAACTTCGCGGTGGCCGGTCACCGGCGCACCTACGGTGATCCGTTCAAGGACTTCCCGGAGCTGCGTTCCGGGGACGCCGTCGTCCTCACGGACGGGACGACCTGGTTCACGTATCGGATCGACAAAGGGCCCTACAAAACCGTGCCGACGGACGTTGAGGTGATCGACCCTGTGCCACGTAAGTCCGGGTATACGCGTCCCGGCCGGTATCTGACGCTGACCACGTGCGATCCGGAATGGGGGCACAGTCACCGGCTGATCGTCTGGGCGCACCTGGACTCCACCCAGTCTGTGGAGGCAGGCGAACCGAGGGCTCTGCGCCGTTAG